Proteins from one Mycobacterium sp. HUMS_12744610 genomic window:
- a CDS encoding sugar phosphate isomerase/epimerase family protein: MRPAIKVGLSTASVYPLRAEAAFEYAARLGYDGVELMVWSESVSQDIDAVGKLSRRYRVPVLSVHAPCLLISQRVWGANPIPKLERSVRAAEQLGAQTVVVHPPFRWQRRYAEGFSEQVAALEASSDVLVAVENMFPFRADRFFGAGQSLERMRRRGGGPGPAISAFAPSYDPLDGNHAHYTLDLSHTATAGTDALDMAERMGAGLVHLHLCDGNGLPADEHLVPGRGAQPTAEVCQMLAAGHFAGHVVLEVSTSSARSAGERESLLAESLQFARTHLLR, encoded by the coding sequence GTGCGCCCAGCAATCAAAGTCGGCCTGTCGACGGCATCGGTGTACCCCTTGCGCGCCGAGGCCGCATTCGAGTACGCGGCCCGGCTCGGCTACGACGGGGTCGAGCTGATGGTGTGGAGCGAGTCGGTCAGCCAGGACATCGACGCCGTCGGCAAGCTCTCTCGGCGCTACCGCGTGCCGGTGCTGTCCGTGCACGCGCCCTGCCTGCTGATCTCTCAGCGGGTGTGGGGCGCCAACCCGATCCCCAAGCTGGAGCGCAGCGTGCGGGCCGCCGAGCAACTCGGCGCCCAGACCGTCGTCGTGCATCCGCCGTTCCGCTGGCAGCGGCGCTACGCCGAGGGATTCAGCGAGCAGGTCGCGGCGCTGGAGGCGTCGAGCGACGTGTTGGTCGCCGTCGAGAACATGTTCCCGTTCCGGGCGGACCGCTTCTTCGGGGCCGGTCAGTCCCTCGAGCGGATGCGCAGGCGCGGCGGCGGGCCGGGACCCGCGATCTCGGCGTTCGCACCCTCCTACGACCCGCTGGACGGCAACCACGCCCACTACACGCTCGACCTGTCCCACACCGCCACCGCGGGCACCGACGCGCTGGACATGGCGGAGCGGATGGGCGCGGGGCTGGTCCACCTGCACCTGTGTGACGGCAACGGGCTGCCCGCCGACGAGCATCTGGTTCCCGGGCGCGGAGCCCAGCCCACCGCCGAGGTCTGCCAGATGCTGGCCGCCGGCCATTTCGCCGGACACGTGGTGCTGGAGGTCTCCACGTCGTCGGCGCGCTCGGCCGGCGAGCGCGAGAGCCTGCTCGCCGAATCGTTGCAGTTCGCCCGCACCCACCTGTTGCGCTGA